From one Henriciella marina DSM 19595 genomic stretch:
- the gatB gene encoding Asp-tRNA(Asn)/Glu-tRNA(Gln) amidotransferase subunit GatB, protein MSERPTYTLKGDTGDWEIVMGLEVHAQVASEAKLFSGASTEFGADPNCNVSLVDAAMPGMLPVINRKCVEQAVRTGLGLKAQINKWSRFDRKNYFYPDLPQGYQISQFEFPIVGEGEIEVDVEPAHGDPAYSFPVRIERLHLEQDAGKSIHDMDPTATYVDLNRSGVALMEIVSKPDIRTPLEAAAYVKKLKSIVVALGTCDGDMEKGNLRADVNVSVCKPGGYEKFRETGDFSHLGTRCEIKNMNSFRFIQAAIEYEARRQIERIEGGAKVDQETRLYDPDKGETRSMRSKEDAHDYRYFPDPDLLPLEIDDLFIQNISESLPELPDEKRARFESEYGLSRYDAGVLTADSERAEFFEAVAKGRDAKLAANWVSQELFGYLNREDLELADSPVSAAQLGALVDLISDDTISGKIAKDVFARMIDGEGDPGDIVEKHGLKQVTDTGAIEAIVDQIIADNPEQAASVKEKPKAMGWFVGQVMKASGGKANPGAVNQILKQKLGL, encoded by the coding sequence ATGTCCGAGCGGCCGACCTATACGCTGAAAGGCGACACCGGAGACTGGGAAATTGTGATGGGCCTTGAGGTCCATGCGCAGGTCGCGTCCGAGGCGAAGCTGTTTTCTGGTGCGTCTACTGAATTCGGCGCTGACCCCAATTGCAATGTGTCGCTGGTCGATGCGGCAATGCCGGGCATGCTGCCTGTCATCAACCGGAAATGCGTCGAGCAGGCAGTGCGCACAGGGCTCGGCCTCAAGGCGCAGATCAACAAATGGTCGCGCTTTGATCGCAAGAATTATTTCTATCCCGACCTGCCGCAGGGCTATCAGATCAGCCAGTTCGAATTTCCGATCGTGGGCGAGGGCGAAATTGAGGTTGATGTCGAGCCGGCGCATGGCGACCCAGCCTATTCCTTCCCTGTACGGATAGAGCGGCTTCACCTGGAGCAGGATGCCGGCAAGTCGATCCACGATATGGACCCGACGGCGACCTATGTCGACCTTAACCGGTCCGGCGTCGCGCTGATGGAAATCGTGTCAAAGCCGGACATAAGAACCCCATTGGAAGCAGCGGCTTACGTCAAGAAACTCAAGTCCATCGTTGTCGCGCTGGGGACGTGCGACGGCGACATGGAGAAGGGCAATCTGCGTGCGGACGTTAATGTTTCCGTGTGCAAGCCTGGCGGCTATGAGAAGTTTCGCGAGACCGGCGACTTCAGCCATCTCGGCACACGTTGCGAGATCAAGAACATGAACTCGTTCCGTTTTATCCAGGCGGCGATCGAGTATGAGGCCCGCCGCCAGATTGAGCGGATCGAGGGCGGCGCCAAGGTTGATCAGGAGACGCGGCTTTACGATCCGGACAAGGGGGAAACCCGGTCGATGCGCTCAAAGGAAGATGCGCACGATTATCGCTATTTCCCTGATCCTGACTTGTTGCCATTGGAGATCGATGATCTCTTTATACAGAATATCAGCGAGAGCCTGCCTGAGCTGCCGGACGAAAAACGCGCACGGTTCGAGAGTGAGTATGGCCTGTCGCGTTATGATGCTGGCGTCCTGACGGCTGACAGCGAGCGCGCCGAATTCTTCGAGGCGGTCGCGAAGGGGCGTGATGCCAAGCTTGCGGCGAACTGGGTCAGCCAGGAGCTGTTCGGTTACCTCAACCGTGAGGATCTCGAGCTGGCTGACAGTCCTGTATCGGCGGCTCAGCTTGGCGCCCTTGTGGACCTCATTTCGGATGACACGATTTCCGGCAAGATTGCCAAGGACGTCTTCGCACGCATGATTGATGGTGAGGGCGATCCGGGTGATATCGTCGAGAAGCATGGCCTGAAGCAGGTCACCGATACCGGCGCGATCGAAGCCATCGTGGATCAGATCATCGCCGACAATCCAGAGCAGGCGGCCTCGGTGAAGGAAAAGCCGAAAGCCATGGGCTGGTTTGTCGGGCAGGTCATGAAAGCGTCGGGCGGCAAGGCCAATCCGGGCGCTGTGAACCAGATCCTCAAGCAGAAGCTCGGGCTTTAA
- a CDS encoding glycerophosphodiester phosphodiesterase family protein, with protein sequence MAERFNLLDFNYAHRGLWSAETFPENSLEAILAASGDGLGAEIDVRPAACGTPIVFHDSILDRMTEIDGFVSRHSAEELTKLPLKGNGTLVTLAQLLEAWTSDSPLLIELKIDGETDAEGFTKLVSEQVDAFDGRAALMSFSRRAVSAMPSSLMKGALILPSRMSQDITLQALVSTSAALMPDFIAAHWSDAQEAQITSTDYGLPVAVWTVDSADRAQELNQLPIAQIFEGFDPAFVRPKA encoded by the coding sequence TTGGCCGAACGTTTCAATCTGCTCGATTTTAATTATGCACACCGCGGGCTCTGGTCCGCCGAAACCTTTCCCGAAAACAGCCTGGAGGCTATCCTGGCGGCGAGCGGCGACGGCTTGGGCGCTGAGATCGATGTTCGCCCTGCCGCATGTGGGACCCCTATTGTCTTTCATGATTCCATCCTCGACCGGATGACGGAGATTGACGGTTTCGTATCGAGACATTCGGCAGAAGAGCTGACCAAGCTGCCGCTCAAGGGCAATGGCACACTGGTCACGCTCGCCCAGCTCCTTGAAGCGTGGACATCGGACAGCCCCCTTCTGATCGAGCTGAAGATCGATGGCGAGACCGATGCCGAGGGTTTCACCAAACTCGTCTCCGAACAGGTCGATGCCTTTGACGGCCGCGCTGCCCTGATGAGCTTCAGCCGCCGCGCGGTCTCGGCCATGCCGTCCAGCTTGATGAAAGGTGCCCTTATCCTGCCAAGCCGCATGTCGCAGGACATCACACTTCAGGCTCTTGTGAGTACATCTGCCGCCCTGATGCCCGACTTCATTGCCGCCCACTGGTCCGATGCCCAAGAGGCGCAGATCACATCGACAGACTATGGTCTTCCCGTTGCCGTCTGGACGGTCGACAGTGCTGACCGTGCGCAGGAACTCAACCAGCTTCCAATCGCGCAGATCTTCGAAGGGTTTGATCCGGCCTTTGTCAGACCGAAGGCATGA
- a CDS encoding HIT family protein, which yields MTLHGTYDKDNIFAKMLRGEMPCVKVFEDDVALAFMDIFPQAEGHTLVIPKDVKARNFLELKPKKIGPYMERVQTVAQAVEKALKPEGLRIIQFNGAPAGQTVYHLHFHILPVREGDTGRAHASGTPTDTEELQALADKIAAYL from the coding sequence ATGACCCTCCACGGCACCTACGATAAAGACAATATTTTCGCGAAGATGCTACGGGGCGAGATGCCCTGCGTGAAGGTCTTCGAGGATGATGTCGCCCTCGCCTTCATGGACATCTTCCCGCAAGCCGAGGGTCATACGCTCGTCATCCCGAAAGACGTGAAGGCACGCAACTTTCTTGAGCTGAAGCCAAAGAAGATCGGCCCTTATATGGAGCGCGTCCAGACCGTCGCCCAGGCTGTCGAGAAAGCGCTGAAGCCAGAAGGACTACGGATCATCCAGTTCAACGGCGCGCCAGCCGGACAGACGGTCTACCACCTGCACTTCCACATTTTACCCGTACGAGAAGGTGACACAGGCCGCGCGCATGCCAGCGGGACGCCCACCGATACTGAAGAGCTTCAGGCGCTCGCCGACAAGATTGCTGCTTATCTCTAG
- a CDS encoding universal stress protein — MALDFNKVIAVIDIDDKLASVIMETAAKLTSTSGELHAIDSNPFITTFESPYAAGALEADTKAHRADAQRRRSDLETLKAKYAPNATVAVLDGDPSRDAASYAKKIGADLIVIGSHQKAWWKRLLLGSESTDMLREAPCAVFVVTEAYTKRLKSTG; from the coding sequence ATGGCTCTCGACTTCAACAAGGTCATCGCCGTCATCGATATCGATGACAAACTGGCCAGCGTGATAATGGAGACGGCGGCGAAGCTGACATCCACATCTGGCGAGCTTCATGCGATCGACTCAAACCCCTTCATCACAACATTTGAGTCTCCGTACGCCGCTGGGGCGCTGGAAGCCGACACCAAGGCTCATCGTGCCGACGCGCAGCGCCGCCGGAGTGACTTGGAGACGCTGAAGGCCAAGTACGCGCCGAACGCCACTGTAGCTGTCCTGGACGGGGACCCATCACGCGATGCGGCAAGCTATGCAAAGAAGATCGGCGCTGACCTGATTGTCATCGGGTCCCATCAGAAAGCCTGGTGGAAACGCCTGCTGCTTGGGTCTGAGAGCACTGATATGTTGCGCGAGGCGCCATGCGCCGTCTTTGTTGTGACGGAGGCATATACCAAACGGCTGAAGTCCACGGGCTGA
- a CDS encoding GNAT family N-acetyltransferase: MDDARLEVRLVKSLDEIDASDWNAVANPGSESYDPFLSWQFLQAMEESGVASPETGWAPHHIIVEKAGQGLCGAMPLYLKSHSQGEFVFDHSWADAYERAGGHYYPKLLSAVPFTPVTGRRRLVRPGPDATQISDALLGAAVKIAADNDISSLHINFLTGEDALRLEAAGLLVRTDQQFHWHNDGYESFDDFLAVLSSAKRKNLRKERHKAQEGLTFSHITGNEITEDHWDVFYEFYMDTGARKWGTPYLNRASFSLLGERLADDILLIFAEEDGHPIAGALNMIGGDRLLGRYWGTVSPRPMLHFETCYYQAIDFAISRGLKTVEAGAQGGHKLARGYVPETTYSAHWIAHEGLAGAVEEYLDRERQMVERESNFLRERTPFKKDG, translated from the coding sequence ATGGATGATGCGCGCCTTGAGGTCAGACTGGTCAAAAGCCTCGATGAGATCGATGCCAGCGACTGGAATGCGGTCGCAAACCCGGGCAGCGAGAGCTACGACCCCTTCCTGAGCTGGCAATTCCTTCAGGCCATGGAAGAAAGCGGCGTGGCCTCTCCCGAGACCGGCTGGGCCCCGCATCACATCATCGTGGAAAAGGCCGGGCAGGGCCTTTGCGGCGCGATGCCACTTTATCTCAAATCCCATTCCCAGGGTGAGTTTGTCTTCGACCATAGCTGGGCAGACGCTTATGAGCGCGCTGGCGGCCACTATTATCCAAAACTTCTCTCTGCCGTTCCCTTCACGCCCGTCACGGGACGCCGCCGCCTTGTGCGCCCTGGGCCGGATGCGACGCAGATCTCAGATGCGCTTCTCGGCGCGGCGGTAAAGATCGCCGCCGATAACGACATCTCTTCGCTCCACATCAATTTCCTCACCGGCGAAGACGCGCTGAGGCTGGAAGCCGCCGGTCTGCTGGTGCGGACCGACCAGCAGTTCCACTGGCACAATGATGGCTATGAGAGCTTCGATGACTTTCTGGCGGTGCTCTCCTCCGCAAAACGCAAGAACCTCCGCAAGGAACGGCATAAGGCACAGGAAGGCCTGACATTCAGTCATATTACCGGGAATGAGATCACCGAGGATCACTGGGATGTCTTCTACGAATTCTACATGGACACGGGCGCGCGCAAATGGGGCACGCCCTATCTCAACCGTGCGAGCTTTTCCCTGCTGGGCGAGCGGCTGGCAGACGACATTCTGCTTATCTTTGCCGAAGAAGACGGTCACCCGATTGCCGGCGCCCTCAACATGATTGGCGGCGACAGACTGCTCGGTCGTTACTGGGGCACGGTCTCTCCCCGGCCAATGCTCCACTTCGAGACCTGCTATTATCAGGCGATCGATTTTGCCATCTCGCGCGGCCTAAAGACGGTCGAGGCAGGCGCGCAAGGCGGACATAAGCTCGCGCGCGGCTACGTGCCCGAAACCACCTACTCCGCCCACTGGATCGCCCATGAGGGCCTCGCAGGTGCGGTAGAAGAATATCTCGACCGCGAGAGACAGATGGTTGAACGAGAATCCAACTTTCTACGTGAGCGAACCCCCTTTAAGAAAGACGGATGA
- a CDS encoding DUF6491 family protein: MKQNILKAALPASALFAIVGCSTATDKASNDAQAWREDARLGEQVDRVCFASNIDSFRMATRNSVIVEEGVNDEYLIETAGNCYDLDRANSLSFDTFPGASCVTKGDSIYAYDSVFGPDRTDIPPARCPIRAIYEWNEDAAEDVADDQD; the protein is encoded by the coding sequence TTGAAACAGAACATTTTGAAAGCAGCGCTACCGGCAAGCGCCCTGTTCGCGATTGTCGGTTGCTCGACCGCAACGGATAAGGCGTCCAATGACGCACAGGCCTGGCGCGAAGATGCCCGTCTGGGCGAGCAGGTCGACAGGGTCTGTTTCGCCTCGAACATCGACAGCTTCCGTATGGCGACGCGCAACAGTGTTATTGTCGAGGAAGGCGTGAATGACGAATACCTGATTGAGACGGCTGGCAACTGTTATGATCTGGATCGCGCAAACTCGCTCAGCTTCGACACGTTTCCCGGCGCCAGCTGCGTGACAAAGGGCGATTCGATCTACGCCTATGACAGCGTATTCGGACCCGACCGGACAGATATTCCACCGGCACGCTGCCCAATCCGAGCCATTTATGAGTGGAATGAGGACGCCGCTGAAGACGTTGCCGACGATCAGGACTAG
- a CDS encoding DNA polymerase IV, which yields MRRTYMASLCRDCSSVQPEKVEICPVCNSGRTIWHDQLKDLSVAHIDCDAFYAAIEKRDNPELRDRPVIVGGGQRGVVATCCYIARLDGVRSAMPMFKALKACPKAVVVKPDFRKYSAASREIRAKMEALSPLVQMVSIDEGYIDLSGTGRLHAHSPASLLATLARDIERDLKITISIGLSENRFLAKMASEMDKPRGFAVVAKTDVAAILGPLPVSAVHGVGPAFARRLAQDGYNLIGDIQAIGRIDMMRRYGESGQHLWDRAHGIDHRRVSPDRDRKSVSSERTFNTDISDPMTLEDRLWTVCEETATRAKAHGVAGYVVTLKLKTKTFRSLTRSVTLSEPTQLAQTLFRTTKPLLRRETAGATSFRLIGIGISDLHPAGIDHVDLIDPSIAKRAAAERAVDRARGKFGEQAVQTGRAMRSEHRKRTSD from the coding sequence ATGAGAAGAACATATATGGCGTCGCTCTGCCGTGACTGTTCATCGGTCCAGCCCGAAAAAGTCGAGATTTGCCCGGTCTGCAATAGCGGCCGGACGATCTGGCACGACCAGCTGAAAGACTTGAGCGTTGCCCACATCGACTGCGATGCTTTCTACGCTGCAATAGAGAAACGTGACAATCCCGAACTTCGAGACCGCCCGGTCATTGTCGGCGGCGGACAGCGCGGCGTGGTTGCGACATGCTGCTATATCGCACGGCTCGACGGCGTGCGCTCTGCCATGCCGATGTTCAAGGCGTTGAAGGCCTGTCCTAAAGCCGTCGTCGTCAAGCCCGATTTCAGAAAATACTCGGCGGCCTCCCGCGAGATCAGAGCAAAGATGGAGGCGCTCAGTCCGCTGGTCCAGATGGTGAGCATCGATGAGGGCTATATCGACCTTTCCGGCACCGGACGCCTGCACGCCCATTCCCCTGCCTCGCTGCTGGCGACGCTGGCGCGCGACATCGAACGGGATCTCAAAATCACGATTTCGATCGGACTTTCAGAAAACCGCTTCCTCGCCAAGATGGCAAGCGAGATGGACAAGCCGCGCGGCTTTGCCGTTGTCGCAAAAACTGATGTCGCTGCGATATTGGGCCCGCTTCCGGTCAGCGCCGTTCACGGGGTTGGGCCAGCCTTCGCCAGACGCCTTGCGCAGGATGGCTATAACCTGATCGGTGATATTCAGGCCATCGGCCGCATCGACATGATGCGCAGATATGGCGAAAGCGGCCAGCACCTCTGGGACCGTGCCCACGGCATCGATCATCGCCGTGTCTCGCCAGACAGGGACCGTAAATCGGTCTCCTCCGAACGCACGTTCAACACGGACATCTCAGACCCGATGACGCTGGAAGACAGGCTGTGGACGGTCTGCGAAGAGACCGCGACCCGCGCGAAGGCGCATGGGGTCGCCGGCTATGTCGTCACACTGAAGCTCAAGACCAAGACATTCCGCAGCCTGACCCGCAGCGTCACGCTGTCCGAACCAACCCAGCTTGCGCAGACCCTGTTCAGGACGACGAAGCCGCTACTTCGCCGGGAAACTGCCGGGGCAACATCCTTCCGTCTCATCGGCATTGGCATTTCCGACCTTCATCCCGCCGGCATCGACCATGTCGACCTGATTGATCCATCAATCGCCAAGCGGGCGGCGGCTGAGCGTGCCGTCGACCGCGCCCGCGGCAAATTCGGTGAACAGGCCGTCCAGACCGGCCGGGCCATGCGCTCCGAGCATCGAAAGCGCACCTCTGACTGA
- a CDS encoding RidA family protein, which translates to MSTPEARLVSLGITLPEPMKAVANYVPFVISGQHLYVSGQVSSTPDGLVTGRLGETMDLPAGQQAAKRCGINLIAQCKAAVGDLSRISHVVKLGGFVNAHPLFIDIPQVINGCSDLMVEVFGEAGRHARSAVACPTLPLGVAVEVDGIFEIAN; encoded by the coding sequence ATGAGCACCCCCGAAGCCCGCCTGGTCAGTCTTGGCATTACCCTTCCAGAGCCGATGAAGGCAGTGGCGAATTATGTGCCCTTCGTGATCTCCGGCCAGCACCTATACGTGTCTGGCCAGGTCAGCTCCACGCCAGATGGTCTGGTGACCGGGCGCCTCGGCGAGACGATGGACCTGCCAGCTGGCCAACAGGCTGCGAAACGCTGCGGTATCAATCTGATCGCCCAGTGCAAGGCCGCAGTCGGTGATCTTTCCCGCATCAGCCACGTGGTCAAACTCGGCGGCTTTGTAAACGCCCATCCGCTCTTCATCGACATCCCGCAGGTCATCAATGGATGCTCTGACCTGATGGTCGAGGTCTTTGGTGAGGCAGGCCGCCATGCGCGCTCTGCCGTGGCTTGTCCGACGCTGCCACTTGGCGTTGCTGTCGAAGTAGATGGCATCTTCGAAATCGCGAACTGA
- the gatA gene encoding Asp-tRNA(Asn)/Glu-tRNA(Gln) amidotransferase subunit GatA, with product MTDLPKLTLAAALDGLSSKAFSSRELTEAFIKEIEASNDTLNAYVVKTPEKALEMADAADARIASGEARALEGAPLGVKDLYCTKGVRTTACSNILGEFTPTYESTVTQQLWDRGAVMLGKLNMDEFAMGSSNETSRFGPPANPWRRNGSNQTLTPGGSSGGSATAVAADLCLGATASDTGGSIRQPASFTGMVGIKPTYGRASRYGMVAFASSLDQAGPIAKTVEDSAILLEAMCGHDARDSTSLPEPVPAWRESVKQGVKGMKIGIPKEYRVDNMPEEIEALWSQGVEWLKQQGAEIVDVSLPHTKYALPAYYIVAPAEASSNLARYDGMRYGTRVQGGNLVDTYEGSRSAGFGNEVQRRLMIGTYVLSSGYYDAYYLRAQKVRKKILNDFMDAYEQCDALLTPTCPSAAFAYGEKADPVQMYLNDIFTVTANLAGLPGISVPAALDSQGLPLGLQVIGKALDEATCFRVAGALEEAAGFVAKPEKWW from the coding sequence ATGACTGACCTGCCGAAACTCACACTCGCTGCCGCCCTGGATGGTCTCTCCAGCAAGGCTTTCTCGTCGCGCGAATTGACCGAGGCTTTCATCAAGGAGATAGAGGCGTCCAACGACACGCTGAACGCCTATGTCGTGAAGACGCCTGAGAAGGCGCTTGAGATGGCAGATGCCGCCGATGCCAGGATCGCATCGGGTGAGGCGAGGGCGCTCGAAGGCGCGCCGCTGGGTGTGAAGGATCTCTACTGCACCAAGGGTGTGCGCACGACCGCGTGCTCCAACATCCTTGGCGAGTTCACGCCGACCTACGAGTCGACCGTGACCCAGCAGCTCTGGGATCGCGGCGCGGTCATGCTGGGGAAGCTCAACATGGATGAGTTCGCCATGGGCTCCTCCAATGAGACATCCCGTTTCGGCCCGCCGGCCAATCCGTGGCGCCGCAATGGCTCTAACCAGACACTGACGCCGGGCGGGTCTTCTGGCGGGTCGGCAACGGCTGTGGCTGCGGACCTCTGTCTTGGGGCCACAGCGTCCGACACAGGCGGTTCGATCCGCCAACCTGCGAGCTTTACCGGCATGGTGGGCATCAAGCCGACCTATGGGCGCGCCAGCCGCTATGGCATGGTCGCCTTTGCCTCTTCGCTGGATCAGGCCGGGCCGATCGCCAAGACGGTCGAGGATAGCGCCATCCTGCTGGAAGCGATGTGCGGGCATGATGCGCGCGATTCGACCTCTCTGCCGGAGCCCGTCCCGGCTTGGCGCGAGAGTGTGAAACAGGGCGTCAAAGGCATGAAGATCGGTATTCCGAAAGAGTACCGTGTCGACAACATGCCAGAAGAGATTGAAGCGCTGTGGAGCCAGGGCGTTGAGTGGCTGAAGCAGCAAGGCGCCGAGATCGTCGATGTCTCCCTGCCACACACTAAATATGCGCTGCCGGCCTACTATATCGTCGCGCCAGCTGAAGCCTCGTCCAACCTCGCGCGCTATGATGGCATGCGTTACGGCACGCGCGTTCAGGGCGGTAATCTGGTCGATACGTATGAGGGCTCGCGCTCTGCGGGCTTTGGCAATGAGGTTCAGCGCCGCCTGATGATCGGCACCTATGTGCTCTCATCTGGCTATTACGACGCCTACTATCTGCGCGCCCAGAAAGTCCGCAAGAAAATCCTCAATGATTTCATGGATGCGTATGAGCAATGTGATGCCCTTCTGACGCCGACCTGCCCATCGGCGGCCTTTGCCTATGGCGAGAAGGCCGACCCGGTGCAGATGTACCTCAATGACATCTTCACGGTGACGGCGAACCTTGCGGGTCTGCCGGGCATTTCGGTGCCAGCCGCGCTGGACAGTCAGGGCCTGCCGCTTGGTCTGCAGGTCATCGGCAAGGCTCTGGACGAAGCGACCTGTTTCCGCGTGGCTGGTGCACTTGAAGAGGCCGCTGGCTTTGTGGCGAAGCCGGAGAAGTGGTGGTAG
- a CDS encoding PleD family two-component system response regulator has product MSARILVVDDILANRRLMQAKLEAKYFSVLLAENGPQALEIARASAPEVILLDVMMPGMDGYEVCRQLKGSAETAHIPVVMLTALSETSDRVRGLDAGADDFLTKPIDDFALMSRLNALLRYNAVTTELRQREASGVKFGAFSEEENDTLNRDVNVLVVDTNPYNVKRLRQPIEEAGHRVFTLEEAEGLNKTGNERLDIVLLGLSNQGYDPLRLCAHLRTNDTTRALSIIVTVEERDQALAGRALELGASDIIQQPLAPEELLARIRTQTRRSRYVEILRARVDKGLELSVIDQLTGLYNRRYMNNQLTLWMKRAAMGGTPLSVVSVDIDHFKKVNDVHGHEAGDTVLQEFAERLMANVRPKDIVCRPGGEEFLVIMPETNGDLACSAAERIRRAIAAAPFDAGTRRSGELDVTVSAGVATFQGDEDTVADLLRRADDALYRAKTAGRNQVKSIAA; this is encoded by the coding sequence ATGAGCGCGCGTATCCTTGTTGTTGACGACATCCTAGCCAACCGACGGCTGATGCAGGCCAAGCTTGAGGCGAAGTATTTTTCTGTCCTCCTGGCGGAAAACGGCCCGCAGGCACTGGAGATCGCGCGTGCGTCTGCCCCTGAGGTCATCCTGCTGGATGTCATGATGCCCGGCATGGATGGGTATGAAGTTTGTCGCCAGCTAAAAGGGTCTGCAGAGACCGCTCACATCCCCGTGGTCATGCTAACAGCGCTCAGCGAGACATCCGATCGCGTGCGCGGGCTTGATGCTGGCGCCGACGACTTTCTCACCAAGCCGATCGATGATTTCGCGCTCATGTCGAGGCTGAATGCGCTTCTGCGGTACAATGCGGTGACGACAGAGCTTCGCCAGCGTGAGGCGAGCGGGGTCAAATTTGGTGCCTTCAGTGAAGAAGAGAACGATACGCTGAACCGTGACGTCAATGTCCTCGTCGTCGACACGAACCCCTATAACGTAAAGCGCCTGCGCCAGCCGATCGAGGAGGCCGGGCACCGCGTCTTCACGCTTGAGGAAGCAGAAGGTCTGAACAAGACCGGCAATGAGCGGCTCGATATCGTCCTGCTTGGGCTCAGCAATCAGGGTTATGATCCATTGCGGCTTTGCGCGCATCTGCGCACAAATGATACGACGCGCGCGCTATCCATCATCGTGACTGTTGAAGAACGCGATCAGGCCCTGGCTGGCCGCGCGCTTGAGCTTGGCGCGAGCGACATCATCCAGCAACCGCTTGCGCCCGAAGAGCTGCTGGCGCGCATTCGCACACAAACGCGGCGCTCACGTTATGTTGAAATCCTGCGCGCACGCGTCGACAAGGGGCTGGAGCTTTCGGTGATCGACCAGCTCACAGGGCTCTACAATCGCCGTTACATGAATAACCAGCTTACGCTCTGGATGAAGCGGGCCGCGATGGGCGGAACGCCGCTGTCGGTAGTGTCTGTCGATATCGACCATTTCAAGAAGGTGAACGATGTCCACGGGCACGAAGCGGGCGATACGGTGCTGCAGGAGTTTGCCGAACGTCTGATGGCAAATGTTCGGCCCAAAGACATCGTCTGTCGTCCAGGCGGGGAAGAGTTTCTCGTCATCATGCCTGAGACGAATGGTGATCTGGCCTGCTCAGCCGCCGAACGGATCAGGCGCGCCATAGCTGCCGCGCCATTCGACGCGGGGACGCGCCGCTCTGGAGAGCTTGATGTCACGGTCAGTGCCGGCGTCGCGACGTTCCAGGGCGACGAGGATACGGTTGCCGACCTTCTGCGCCGGGCCGATGACGCGCTCTATCGCGCCAAGACGGCAGGGCGCAATCAGGTCAAAAGCATCGCTGCGTGA
- the rpmG gene encoding 50S ribosomal protein L33, with amino-acid sequence MAKPTTIKIRLNSTAGTGFFYVTKKNPRNITEKLVMRKYDPVAKKHVEFKEGKIK; translated from the coding sequence ATGGCCAAGCCGACAACCATCAAGATTCGCCTGAACTCGACTGCCGGGACGGGCTTTTTCTACGTCACGAAAAAGAACCCCCGCAACATCACCGAAAAGCTGGTGATGCGGAAGTACGACCCCGTCGCGAAGAAGCACGTCGAATTCAAGGAGGGCAAGATCAAGTAG
- a CDS encoding response regulator: protein MTSGARKKVLVVEDNELNMRLFCDLLDAFGFDTLQCRDGARAVELAREHQPALIVMDIQLPDVSGLDITRWIKDDESIRDIPVLAVTAFAMRADEKLVREAGCEAYLSKPIQMRSFRSTVEGLIADRQAA, encoded by the coding sequence ATGACGTCAGGCGCTCGCAAAAAAGTTCTCGTTGTCGAGGACAACGAACTGAACATGCGCTTGTTCTGCGACCTGCTGGATGCGTTCGGCTTCGACACGCTGCAGTGCCGCGATGGCGCCCGTGCGGTCGAGCTAGCCCGTGAGCATCAGCCCGCACTCATCGTGATGGATATCCAGCTGCCGGACGTCTCCGGCCTCGATATCACGCGATGGATCAAGGACGACGAATCAATCCGCGACATTCCGGTTCTTGCTGTCACGGCATTTGCGATGCGCGCAGACGAAAAGCTTGTGCGCGAGGCAGGCTGTGAGGCCTATCTCTCCAAGCCGATCCAGATGAGGTCCTTCCGATCGACGGTTGAGGGGCTTATTGCCGACAGGCAGGCCGCATGA